The following are encoded together in the Adhaeribacter arboris genome:
- a CDS encoding DivIVA domain-containing protein, with amino-acid sequence MKITPLEIRQKSFEKAFRGCDKDEVSAFLLTLSQEWEKLQDENKELRVKLDIAGKEVQKMREVESSLYRTLKTAEDTGNNMLEQANRSAELKLREAQLQADQLLNDTRLKARSIIEDAYKQSEKAIDEMQREVKQLEQEHQRMESYLENLVRDLKNLAQDALEKVEKSNKRPRTYLSGILSQAANVKVKQVELSKELKDVFTTAHVDSISLNAPVLSQKAEQLIIDKPVIAQNPAVEPIPETPSQPDPNPTPDVTPPQPEIPDPKTPVPSPTGPEIERPMPDIPDTPSPAPEIERPVPEIGPITPGTPEIQPPLTQPGGPTFHQPKPAAKPVAQPVGGGSFFDELD; translated from the coding sequence ATGAAGATTACACCGTTAGAGATTAGACAAAAATCCTTTGAAAAAGCTTTCAGAGGATGTGATAAAGATGAAGTTTCGGCTTTCTTGTTAACGCTATCGCAGGAATGGGAAAAACTGCAGGACGAGAATAAAGAACTCCGGGTAAAACTAGACATTGCCGGTAAAGAAGTGCAAAAAATGCGCGAAGTAGAATCTTCGCTGTACCGCACGCTTAAAACCGCCGAAGATACGGGCAATAACATGCTGGAACAAGCTAATCGTTCGGCGGAATTAAAGTTACGCGAAGCGCAATTACAAGCCGATCAATTATTGAATGATACGCGCTTAAAAGCCCGCAGCATTATTGAAGATGCTTACAAACAGTCGGAGAAAGCGATTGACGAGATGCAGCGCGAAGTAAAGCAACTCGAACAGGAGCACCAGCGCATGGAAAGTTATTTGGAAAATCTGGTTCGGGATTTAAAGAATTTAGCCCAGGATGCTTTAGAGAAAGTAGAAAAATCGAACAAGCGTCCCCGCACATATTTATCGGGCATTTTATCTCAGGCCGCCAACGTAAAAGTAAAACAAGTGGAATTAAGTAAAGAATTAAAAGATGTGTTTACAACTGCCCATGTCGATTCTATTTCGCTAAACGCACCTGTCCTGTCGCAAAAAGCCGAGCAGTTAATCATAGATAAACCCGTAATCGCTCAAAATCCTGCGGTAGAACCTATTCCGGAAACCCCTAGCCAACCGGATCCTAATCCAACTCCGGATGTAACCCCACCGCAACCGGAAATACCGGATCCGAAAACGCCGGTGCCATCGCCCACTGGTCCGGAAATTGAACGGCCCATGCCCGACATCCCCGATACACCATCTCCTGCCCCCGAAATAGAAAGGCCGGTACCGGAAATTGGCCCCATTACCCCGGGCACTCCGGAAATCCAGCCGCCTTTAACGCAACCCGGTGGGCCCACTTTCCACCAACCAAAGCCAGCCGCAAAACCAGTGGCGCAACCAGTGGGTGGCGGTTCTTTTTTTGATGAATTAGATTAA
- the folB gene encoding dihydroneopterin aldolase produces MQGRIALEGMEFFAFHGYYDEEQKIGNKYGVDLFIHTDLQAAAQTDELPKTVNYEVLYKLVHEEMKVPARLLEHLGHRIIDRIYHKFPHLKRVKVNIYKFNPPLGGICHLAKVTLKEKR; encoded by the coding sequence ATGCAAGGACGCATTGCCCTGGAAGGCATGGAATTTTTTGCTTTTCACGGGTATTACGATGAAGAGCAAAAAATCGGAAATAAATACGGGGTAGATTTGTTTATTCATACCGATCTGCAAGCGGCGGCGCAAACGGACGAGTTACCCAAAACGGTAAATTACGAAGTTTTGTACAAGTTGGTGCACGAAGAAATGAAAGTGCCGGCCCGGTTACTGGAACATCTAGGCCACCGGATTATTGACCGCATTTACCATAAGTTTCCGCACTTAAAAAGAGTAAAAGTTAATATTTATAAGTTTAATCCACCCTTGGGCGGTATCTGCCACTTGGCTAAGGTTACTTTAAAAGAAAAGCGATAA
- the meaB gene encoding methylmalonyl Co-A mutase-associated GTPase MeaB, producing the protein MVKRFYVDQYVDQILAGNRVVLSRAITLTESKLPADQELAQQVINRLLPYSGNSIRIGITGAPGVGKSTFIEALGNYLIKQYQKKLAVLAIDPTSQRTGGSILGDKTRMPVLSTQPNAYIRPSPAGTSLGGVARYTRESIILCEAAGFEIIFVETVGVGQSETAVHSLTDFFLLLLLAGAGDELQGIKKGIMEMADALVITKADGANQEKARLAQAEYQNALHLFPVPPSGWQVPVQLSSALENTGIGEVWESIEAYVQKTKQNQHWEKKRQQQNLYWFHQTIRQTLEERFFTHPDVAKQLKAKEQAVLSGQLSAFAAAADLLNLAYK; encoded by the coding sequence TTGGTAAAACGCTTTTACGTGGATCAGTACGTAGATCAGATTTTGGCCGGTAATCGGGTGGTACTAAGCCGAGCCATTACCTTAACGGAAAGCAAATTACCCGCCGACCAGGAACTCGCCCAACAAGTTATTAATCGATTGTTACCTTACTCCGGAAACTCAATCAGAATTGGAATAACCGGCGCTCCCGGAGTGGGCAAAAGTACTTTTATCGAAGCTTTAGGCAACTACCTTATTAAACAATATCAAAAAAAATTAGCCGTATTAGCGATTGATCCTACCAGCCAAAGAACCGGTGGTAGCATCCTAGGCGATAAAACCCGGATGCCCGTACTATCCACCCAACCGAATGCCTATATCCGACCATCGCCGGCGGGTACTTCCCTGGGCGGCGTAGCCCGTTATACGCGCGAAAGTATCATTTTATGCGAAGCAGCGGGTTTTGAAATTATTTTCGTGGAAACCGTGGGGGTAGGTCAATCGGAAACGGCCGTTCATAGCCTCACCGACTTTTTTTTGCTTCTCCTCTTAGCAGGCGCCGGCGACGAATTGCAGGGAATAAAAAAAGGCATCATGGAAATGGCCGATGCCTTAGTCATAACCAAAGCCGATGGTGCTAATCAGGAAAAAGCCCGCTTGGCACAAGCCGAGTACCAAAATGCGCTTCATTTATTTCCCGTGCCACCGTCCGGCTGGCAAGTTCCGGTACAATTAAGTTCTGCTTTAGAAAATACGGGTATTGGTGAAGTATGGGAAAGTATTGAAGCCTACGTACAAAAAACAAAACAGAATCAACACTGGGAAAAGAAACGGCAACAACAAAATTTGTATTGGTTCCACCAAACCATTCGCCAAACTTTAGAAGAAAGATTCTTTACGCACCCGGATGTAGCCAAGCAACTAAAAGCAAAAGAACAGGCAGTATTATCTGGTCAATTATCCGCTTTCGCCGCCGCTGCTGATTTATTGAATCTGGCTTATAAGTGA
- a CDS encoding TolB-like translocation protein has product MTKKFWCVCLFFSWFWFCKTAWAQKEANIWYFGERAGLDFTSGKPVPLANSMLSTMEGCATICDARGNLLFYTNGVSVWNREHKLMPNGNRLMGHRSSTQSAVIVPRPLNPNIYYIFTADLQSQLYGLRYSEVDMQRLNGLGDIAKKNNFLISPVSEKLTAVKHSNNRDYWVITHKWDSDGFYAYQVTAAGVSRQPIVSNVGTAHKGKNKEAIGAMKVSPDGKKIALALWRDSNKFEVFDFNASTGKVSNPISFDHYDEAYGIEFSPDGTKLYGTTNGIGNVAPQIWQFNLLGSRQAVEDSPTLIAVSKADKIGSLQLGPDGKIYLAKEKETTLGVINNPNAPGLGCNYVDEGQLLDKTSHSELGLPNFVQSYFFNVRYTQLR; this is encoded by the coding sequence ATGACTAAAAAGTTCTGGTGCGTTTGCCTGTTTTTCTCTTGGTTTTGGTTTTGTAAAACTGCCTGGGCGCAGAAAGAAGCTAATATCTGGTATTTTGGCGAACGGGCCGGCTTGGACTTTACCAGTGGCAAACCCGTACCTTTGGCCAATAGCATGCTTTCCACCATGGAAGGCTGCGCTACCATCTGCGATGCACGCGGTAATTTGCTATTTTATACCAATGGCGTAAGCGTCTGGAACCGGGAACATAAATTAATGCCGAACGGGAATCGCTTAATGGGGCATCGCTCTTCTACCCAATCGGCCGTAATTGTACCGCGTCCGCTTAACCCGAATATCTACTATATTTTTACCGCCGACTTGCAATCGCAATTATATGGCCTCCGCTATTCCGAGGTGGATATGCAGCGGCTGAATGGCCTGGGCGATATTGCCAAAAAAAACAACTTCTTAATTTCACCGGTCTCCGAAAAACTAACCGCCGTTAAACACAGCAACAACCGGGATTATTGGGTAATTACGCATAAGTGGGATTCGGATGGATTTTACGCCTACCAAGTAACCGCCGCCGGAGTGAGCCGGCAACCCATAGTGAGTAACGTCGGCACTGCCCACAAAGGGAAAAACAAAGAAGCTATTGGCGCCATGAAAGTATCGCCGGACGGAAAAAAAATTGCCTTAGCCTTGTGGCGCGACAGCAACAAATTTGAAGTTTTTGACTTTAATGCTTCTACCGGAAAAGTATCGAATCCTATTTCTTTTGATCATTACGACGAAGCGTACGGAATAGAGTTTTCGCCGGATGGCACGAAACTGTACGGCACCACTAACGGCATTGGCAACGTGGCGCCCCAAATCTGGCAATTTAATTTATTAGGTTCCCGGCAAGCCGTAGAAGATTCTCCTACTCTTATTGCCGTATCTAAAGCCGATAAAATTGGTTCGTTACAACTAGGGCCTGACGGTAAAATTTACCTGGCAAAAGAAAAAGAAACCACCTTAGGCGTTATCAATAATCCAAATGCTCCGGGCTTGGGCTGCAACTACGTCGACGAAGGTCAGCTGCTGGATAAAACCAGCCACAGCGAATTGGGTTTACCAAATTTTGTGCAGAGCTACTTCTTTAACGTTCGATACACGCAGTTGCGCTAA
- a CDS encoding glycoside hydrolase family 1 protein, whose product MLARKKTIFKSFMMGGFEAACHVNGQGRRLDMIRQTQHDIQVEQDYTLLKSQGIQTIRDGVRWPLIEIKPGVYDFSSLEPMAAAAQKQGIQVIWTLCHYGWPDDLDVFSPAFVTRFAAFSQAVATFLRRYSDAPPFFTPVNEISYFCWVGGEVGTVYPYAKNRGYEMKLQLVRAALAGMDAIWEVSPEARFVHVEPLIHVAVPPDRPDLREAAKANHASQFEVYDMITGVLHPELGGAAKYLDIIGSNFYHENQWFHNADYIPWNEETPDEDWVPLHCLIEQAYGRYRRPIIISETSHYGGNRPAWMRMIIQEIQKVLAQDIPFLGVCIYPIIDRSDWENDDHWHNSGLWDYRLGKEGRHLRVLAKEYAVEIQRAVQLFSSNSTNEIFTTTPFRG is encoded by the coding sequence ATGTTAGCAAGAAAAAAAACAATTTTCAAATCCTTTATGATGGGCGGATTTGAGGCTGCCTGTCACGTTAACGGGCAAGGCCGGCGGTTAGATATGATTCGTCAGACTCAGCACGATATTCAAGTGGAGCAAGATTATACGTTGTTGAAAAGCCAAGGAATCCAAACAATACGGGATGGTGTGCGCTGGCCGCTGATTGAAATAAAACCGGGCGTATACGATTTTTCCTCCCTGGAACCAATGGCGGCAGCGGCTCAGAAACAAGGGATACAAGTTATCTGGACCTTGTGCCATTACGGTTGGCCCGACGACCTTGATGTTTTTAGCCCCGCATTCGTCACCCGCTTCGCCGCTTTCAGTCAAGCAGTGGCCACCTTTCTCCGCCGGTACAGTGACGCACCGCCTTTTTTCACGCCCGTCAATGAAATCTCGTACTTCTGCTGGGTCGGCGGCGAGGTGGGCACCGTTTACCCCTACGCCAAGAACCGAGGTTACGAAATGAAGCTGCAACTGGTGCGAGCAGCCCTGGCCGGCATGGACGCCATCTGGGAAGTTAGCCCGGAGGCGCGTTTCGTGCACGTAGAGCCCCTCATCCACGTGGCTGTTCCGCCAGACCGCCCGGATCTGCGGGAGGCAGCCAAAGCGAATCACGCCTCCCAATTCGAAGTTTATGATATGATCACGGGTGTACTGCATCCGGAACTGGGGGGCGCGGCAAAATATCTGGATATTATCGGCAGCAATTTCTACCACGAAAACCAATGGTTTCATAACGCCGATTACATCCCGTGGAACGAAGAAACACCGGATGAAGATTGGGTGCCCCTGCATTGTTTAATTGAACAGGCTTATGGGCGCTACCGCCGGCCAATCATCATCAGCGAGACCAGCCATTACGGTGGCAACCGTCCGGCCTGGATGCGCATGATCATTCAGGAAATACAAAAAGTTCTGGCCCAAGACATTCCGTTTCTGGGCGTTTGCATCTATCCGATTATTGATCGTTCCGACTGGGAAAACGACGATCATTGGCACAACAGCGGCCTCTGGGATTATCGTCTGGGAAAAGAGGGGCGCCACTTGCGGGTTTTGGCTAAGGAGTATGCGGTTGAAATACAACGCGCGGTGCAACTTTTTTCATCGAACAGTACAAACGAGATATTTACTACAACGCCCTTTCGTGGTTAG
- a CDS encoding PH domain-containing protein yields the protein MGILDGLMGNASEVPLEKVQAEFAPLLVDGEMLEKAFKILRDMLVFTNKRLIIIDKQGLTGSKVEFLSIPYKYITRFSKESGGLLDLDAELKIWVSGQSEPIKKEFRKDNNINLVYQLLSAHILK from the coding sequence ATGGGAATACTAGACGGTTTAATGGGGAATGCCAGTGAGGTTCCGCTGGAAAAGGTACAGGCGGAGTTTGCGCCTTTATTGGTAGACGGCGAAATGCTGGAAAAAGCTTTTAAAATTCTGCGGGACATGCTGGTTTTTACTAATAAACGCCTGATAATCATAGACAAGCAAGGTTTAACGGGTTCCAAGGTAGAATTTTTATCTATTCCGTATAAGTATATTACGCGGTTCTCGAAAGAAAGCGGCGGCCTGTTGGATTTAGATGCCGAACTGAAAATTTGGGTTTCGGGCCAATCTGAGCCGATTAAAAAAGAATTTCGCAAGGACAATAACATCAACCTGGTTTACCAACTGCTGAGCGCGCATATTTTAAAGTAA
- a CDS encoding TlpA family protein disulfide reductase: MKKILLLLFITCSCQSDKKSSTWTTITLLAEPSLHDPMMAYYSDEFDDYQDVYFKKDSISGRYFPASIKSKYPIWLRFTKGAQIPVYVIAGDTVIMNRVTSDQPYYTFKLTRPGEFGFYSLLNKKYLGMNAGDLSGIHNEEKIFRPRTKMLNYLYNERRALLERVKDSLALGPGFYNFIKTEITSTYLTALLAPYYLTPFNRQPLRKTYLDTLSNFYHTGFFTQDSLVFCSPHYRNCITFYNRFLSRQALQMPQEMEVLYQTAKSKFSGRVRDYALFSLLKENLPKNLGMEKYLAQYRTDITYQPYSRYLDSIANRPKTLVSDWAIAASYLESYQGKQITWQKLLEENKGKVMYVNFWASWFDPEILQIAPSIKLVNQFKDSNIVFVFIAVEFPDYKQKWKEAISVYGLNKSGLQHFKIEGKSRLTEFISGIPEGLSMPHYLLVDASGKVAAMDAKSPEDFQLRADILKLLKTNK; the protein is encoded by the coding sequence ATGAAAAAGATACTTCTTCTGTTATTTATCACTTGCAGCTGCCAGTCAGACAAAAAATCTTCTACCTGGACAACCATTACGCTTCTAGCCGAGCCCTCTCTCCATGATCCGATGATGGCTTATTATTCAGATGAATTTGATGATTACCAGGACGTTTATTTTAAGAAGGATTCCATTAGTGGCCGGTACTTTCCGGCCAGCATTAAAAGTAAATACCCAATTTGGCTACGGTTTACCAAAGGCGCCCAAATTCCGGTTTATGTTATAGCCGGCGATACGGTTATTATGAACAGGGTAACTTCTGACCAGCCCTATTATACTTTTAAATTAACACGCCCGGGCGAATTTGGCTTTTATTCCTTACTGAATAAAAAATATCTGGGTATGAATGCGGGAGATCTATCCGGAATACACAACGAAGAAAAAATATTCCGGCCGCGCACCAAAATGCTGAATTATTTATATAATGAGCGCCGGGCGCTGTTGGAGCGGGTAAAAGATTCGCTGGCCTTAGGACCTGGTTTTTACAATTTTATTAAAACCGAAATAACGAGCACCTACTTAACAGCCTTGCTAGCCCCGTATTACTTGACTCCATTCAACCGGCAACCTTTACGAAAAACCTACCTCGACACCTTATCTAACTTCTATCATACAGGCTTTTTCACCCAAGATTCCCTGGTATTTTGTTCGCCTCACTACCGGAACTGCATTACTTTTTACAACCGGTTTTTAAGCCGTCAAGCGCTGCAAATGCCCCAGGAAATGGAAGTATTATACCAAACAGCCAAGAGTAAGTTTTCCGGTCGGGTCCGGGATTACGCGTTGTTTTCCCTGTTAAAGGAAAATCTTCCTAAAAATTTAGGAATGGAAAAATACCTGGCGCAATACCGTACCGATATTACCTACCAGCCTTATAGTCGATACCTTGATAGTATCGCTAATCGCCCTAAAACATTGGTCTCTGATTGGGCTATTGCTGCTAGCTATTTAGAGTCTTACCAGGGTAAACAAATTACTTGGCAAAAATTACTAGAAGAAAATAAAGGGAAAGTAATGTACGTCAATTTTTGGGCCTCCTGGTTTGATCCGGAAATACTTCAAATCGCTCCAAGCATAAAATTAGTTAATCAATTTAAAGACAGTAATATTGTCTTTGTTTTTATTGCTGTGGAATTCCCGGATTATAAGCAAAAATGGAAAGAAGCCATTTCCGTTTATGGTTTGAATAAAAGTGGTTTACAACATTTTAAAATTGAAGGTAAATCCAGGCTTACTGAATTTATTAGTGGTATACCGGAGGGATTATCTATGCCGCATTACCTACTGGTAGATGCTTCTGGTAAAGTTGCCGCCATGGATGCTAAATCTCCCGAAGATTTCCAATTGCGTGCTGATATTCTAAAGCTACTAAAAACAAACAAGTAA
- a CDS encoding RES family NAD+ phosphorylase: MEVYRLVFEKFADQLYAPGFSGRWNYEGEYVIYAASSRSLASMENMVHKMGQGILGTRFIVMVLDIPDLPITTINLSDLPPDWKLASHYADTQPLGSAWYQSAETLLLKVPSAVVPTENNFVINARHLDFKQVQIKHREPLVYDYRFVAMDKQLRKNSFR, translated from the coding sequence ATGGAAGTATACCGCCTTGTTTTCGAAAAATTCGCTGACCAGTTGTATGCTCCCGGCTTTTCGGGCCGCTGGAACTACGAGGGCGAATACGTGATTTACGCGGCTTCCAGTCGCTCCTTAGCTTCTATGGAGAATATGGTCCATAAAATGGGACAAGGAATACTCGGTACCCGCTTTATAGTAATGGTTCTGGACATACCCGATCTACCAATTACCACTATTAACCTCTCCGACTTACCACCTGATTGGAAATTAGCCAGCCATTACGCCGATACCCAACCACTCGGTTCGGCCTGGTATCAATCCGCCGAAACCTTATTGTTAAAAGTACCTTCGGCCGTTGTTCCCACCGAAAACAATTTCGTGATCAACGCCCGCCATTTAGATTTTAAGCAAGTGCAAATTAAACACCGGGAGCCGTTGGTATACGATTACCGCTTTGTGGCCATGGACAAGCAATTAAGGAAAAACAGTTTTCGATAA
- the parS gene encoding type II RES/Xre toxin-antitoxin system antitoxin: MNAPVEVVANLDVVKDDLALISKAQEGIEAWYFENLLKHSGFRKNELAQLIGIDAKTVDNYRKSQKKFTRDAAEKLLKLHRLFALGDELFGSTAEFMDWLAIPSPSLNNQSPLTLLPSVSGIMEVEKQLLRLAHGYAA; this comes from the coding sequence ATGAACGCTCCGGTAGAAGTAGTTGCCAATTTAGACGTGGTAAAAGATGACCTGGCATTAATTAGCAAAGCGCAGGAAGGCATAGAAGCCTGGTATTTCGAAAACTTGTTAAAACATTCTGGGTTCCGGAAAAACGAATTGGCGCAATTAATCGGGATAGATGCGAAAACGGTAGATAATTACCGGAAATCGCAGAAGAAATTTACCCGCGATGCCGCCGAAAAATTGTTAAAGTTACACCGCTTATTTGCTCTCGGCGACGAGTTATTTGGCTCCACCGCCGAATTTATGGATTGGTTGGCCATTCCTTCGCCGAGCCTAAACAATCAAAGTCCGTTAACCTTACTCCCTTCCGTTTCGGGCATTATGGAAGTAGAAAAACAACTTCTCCGGTTGGCGCACGGCTACGCGGCTTAA
- a CDS encoding PAS domain-containing protein, which translates to MPDNLKMDLHELFVNIPEALIVIAPDYTVLEVTNKYLTLVLRTREQLIGKNLLEAFPDSPDDSNSKNTSLLRESINKTFREKKTIYFEPLRYDIVRPESEGGGYETRYWEASHTPILNAAGEVKYLIRRTSNVTQRELAKLAHLETENKFKFMTDAVPQLIHTADTQGNVTYVNQRWLNYTGLSAEELLGTGWRNLFHPDDLAAVQKKMDAALPPNEEFQAEVRIRNKEGNYRWHLTKSLPLVNLSGDVKVRVGSNTDIHDTKILVQELLATNEQMAQLSDQVQLAYQKAEAERATLERLIMRAPGLFCILKGSELRFELINPAYQNLYPGRELLHKMVAEALPEIGEQGYLQVLNTVYQTGQDYVAEEVPFTLNRLPGQEPEQIYFNFTYQAIFDAAGHVTGILGFGYDVTPQVIFKRKLKDLGYEVTSPITPPH; encoded by the coding sequence ATGCCTGATAACCTGAAAATGGACTTACACGAACTTTTTGTGAATATTCCGGAAGCTTTAATTGTCATTGCCCCGGATTATACCGTTTTGGAAGTTACCAATAAATATTTAACCCTAGTTTTACGTACCCGCGAACAATTAATCGGCAAAAACTTACTGGAAGCTTTTCCGGATAGCCCGGATGATAGTAATTCCAAAAACACCTCGCTTTTGCGCGAATCCATTAACAAAACTTTCCGGGAGAAAAAAACCATTTACTTTGAACCTCTCCGGTACGATATAGTCCGGCCAGAATCGGAAGGAGGCGGTTACGAAACCCGCTACTGGGAAGCCTCGCATACGCCTATATTAAATGCAGCCGGCGAAGTGAAATACCTTATCCGGCGCACCTCTAATGTTACGCAGCGGGAACTAGCTAAACTTGCCCACTTGGAAACGGAAAATAAATTTAAATTTATGACCGATGCCGTTCCCCAACTTATTCATACCGCCGATACCCAGGGCAACGTCACCTACGTAAATCAACGCTGGCTGAATTATACGGGCTTGTCCGCCGAAGAATTACTGGGTACGGGCTGGCGGAACCTCTTTCATCCCGATGATTTAGCGGCCGTGCAGAAAAAGATGGATGCAGCTTTACCCCCTAATGAAGAATTTCAGGCCGAAGTTCGGATACGGAACAAAGAAGGAAACTACCGCTGGCATTTAACTAAAAGTTTACCGCTCGTTAATTTAAGCGGAGACGTAAAAGTGCGGGTAGGCAGCAATACCGATATCCACGATACCAAAATTTTGGTGCAGGAACTGTTGGCGACGAACGAGCAAATGGCCCAGCTCTCCGACCAGGTACAGCTTGCTTACCAAAAAGCCGAAGCGGAACGCGCTACTTTGGAACGCTTAATTATGCGGGCGCCGGGCCTTTTCTGCATTTTAAAAGGCTCGGAACTTCGCTTTGAGTTAATTAATCCCGCTTACCAAAATCTTTATCCCGGTCGCGAATTGCTGCATAAAATGGTAGCTGAAGCCCTGCCCGAAATTGGGGAGCAAGGTTATTTACAAGTATTAAATACGGTTTATCAAACTGGCCAGGATTACGTAGCCGAAGAAGTTCCGTTTACTTTAAACCGTTTGCCAGGTCAGGAGCCCGAGCAAATTTATTTTAACTTCACCTACCAGGCTATTTTCGACGCAGCTGGCCATGTAACCGGCATTTTAGGTTTTGGCTACGATGTAACGCCTCAGGTTATTTTTAAGCGAAAATTAAAAGATTTGGGTTACGAAGTTACATCCCCCATTACTCCCCCTCATTAA